One Natrinema longum genomic window carries:
- a CDS encoding energy-coupling factor ABC transporter ATP-binding protein: MIEFRSVSYAFDDVPVLGELSLTIDDGEFVLLAGANGSGKTTLLRHCNGLLTPDTGQVLVDETSVADDLIAARSSVGMVFQHPRDQFVSATVGADVAFGPENLGLERTEIDRRVEAALEAVNMAGRDDERIDALSGGEQSRVAIAGALAMEPTHLVLDEPFTGLDEPARRSVLARLEALSADGTGVLLATHDLRDVLGLADRVIAMRDGQVAVDGPPEDALGELEGLEVRVPDR; the protein is encoded by the coding sequence ATGATCGAATTTCGATCGGTTTCCTACGCGTTCGACGACGTCCCCGTTCTCGGGGAGCTCTCGCTGACGATCGACGACGGCGAGTTCGTCCTGCTCGCGGGCGCGAACGGCAGCGGGAAGACGACGCTCCTGCGTCACTGCAACGGGTTACTGACGCCCGACACTGGTCAGGTTCTCGTCGACGAGACATCCGTCGCGGACGACCTGATCGCGGCCCGCTCGAGCGTCGGCATGGTGTTCCAGCATCCTCGCGATCAGTTCGTCTCGGCGACCGTCGGCGCGGACGTCGCGTTCGGCCCCGAGAACCTCGGCCTCGAGCGTACCGAGATCGACCGCCGCGTCGAAGCCGCCCTCGAGGCCGTCAACATGGCCGGCCGCGATGACGAACGGATCGACGCCCTCTCCGGCGGCGAACAGTCCCGCGTCGCTATCGCCGGTGCGCTCGCGATGGAGCCGACGCATCTCGTTCTCGACGAACCCTTTACCGGCCTCGACGAGCCCGCGCGCCGGTCGGTCCTCGCTCGGCTCGAGGCCCTCTCGGCCGACGGGACCGGCGTCCTGCTCGCGACCCACGATCTCCGGGACGTACTTGGACTGGCCGATCGGGTGATCGCGATGCGGGACGGACAGGTCGCCGTCGACGGCCCGCCCGAAGACGCGCTCGGAGAACTCGAGGGACTCGAGGTCCGCGTTCCCGACCGATGA
- a CDS encoding biotin transporter BioY: MATERNSVELVDDTVVRQFARAAMLAALMGASVLVTIPVPISGAPPITLQVLFVFLAGLVLGPVWGTASILLYLTAGAVGVPVFAGMESGFGILVGDTAGYLWAYPVAAAVTGLVVHRGTTLRDLRTAPLPIVVVALGMATIVIYGMGAAYLAWLFELAPWAAITAGVLPYVPGEIFKMAAAIAIVRSGRITPVGA; the protein is encoded by the coding sequence ATGGCAACGGAACGGAATTCGGTCGAATTGGTCGACGACACCGTCGTCCGGCAGTTCGCTCGGGCGGCGATGCTCGCGGCGCTGATGGGCGCGTCGGTACTAGTAACGATTCCGGTTCCCATCTCCGGGGCGCCGCCGATCACGCTTCAGGTGCTGTTCGTCTTCCTCGCCGGGCTCGTTCTGGGACCGGTCTGGGGGACGGCGTCGATCCTGCTGTACCTCACGGCGGGTGCCGTCGGCGTCCCGGTATTCGCCGGGATGGAGTCCGGATTCGGCATCCTGGTCGGAGACACGGCCGGCTATCTGTGGGCCTATCCGGTCGCTGCGGCCGTGACCGGCCTCGTCGTTCACCGCGGAACGACGCTGCGTGATCTCCGTACCGCCCCGCTTCCGATCGTCGTCGTCGCGCTCGGTATGGCGACGATCGTCATCTACGGCATGGGGGCTGCCTACCTGGCGTGGCTTTTCGAGCTGGCGCCCTGGGCAGCCATTACGGCCGGCGTGCTCCCGTACGTTCCCGGCGAGATCTTCAAAATGGCCGCCGCGATCGCGATCGTGAGATCCGGGCGGATCACGCCTGTCGGTGCGTGA
- a CDS encoding DUF7282 domain-containing protein: MSWSRTTIAVVLVAAAMVGSVVALPVLGGGLETAEQGDRAGAGAAVEPVPADGTASPAGGTGPSQAAFQVDQADSQPAADAAFDPVDPPATGMDDAATADDGNERAVVQADHEEALEEGVSEGVALVQSQGVEVTQEQRAAALEGAREAAAQYQTVEAEQVQAATKGAVHGTLIQKQSVNATQIQSAVGGATDGGLSQSQSVNATQLQSATWGGAHGAIAQSQHVTVEQLQVATSGAAAGAASEAGAKDVGAVGTIQEAAQGAAYGVLTQYRAISVEQRQRVTLEHVQHAAAGAAAGALEGSTRAVLEQEQRADVRQEQRADGGQEDGIEVEQRQRVTIKQVQTAAAGAAKGALVQEQAVSVEQTQAAARGASRGSLKQLQSVSIEQFQRISIGQVAEASSGAATGSISQSQDATVEQIQAAADGSAGGVLQRQSVSITQIQSAAIGAAEGAVTSAVQRQEVSLEQVQAAAFGAGSGAVTQTQLVGVTQVQRLAQGGASGALVQSQAATVTQVQTAARIATVETARVVQSQRIGITQLQTLTQETAATATAYAIREDTDDVTVISQRVEVEVVQRIETIDRIEGTASIDFRDQESDSETVTIEDVSLSEGGFVAVYGGIAVDADPDDILGVSSYLEAGDHENVTVEFDEPLAEDTSLVAVVHHDTNDDETFEYADSGGEEDVPYVAESGAPVLDGAFVTVADEPGDAPEATLSVSDQVGDGETLEVEAANASVPYTVTAEYDGNAVESDTFDADEGVTNLTLDLEPPLEANATVDVSVVGEDGTTLANDSIEYTVADDPVDEPTATLSVDDQDGEGETLEIDAASASVPYVIAAEYDGERVDSERFEANETVAERTLDLEPPLEANTSVDVSVRAVADDAVLAADTIEYTVVEPDPTDPTANLTVADQTGDGETITVTAANASVEYALTVTDENGTQLAESETFAANRTIGPTELALEPALEENATLDVAVVAAEDGTPIETDSVAYTVDSELESFDVEFESCSRAVVTASLEEGDQVAASTGFYDQAGFGNTIIEDYVTVGEDVDAPFTGTIVFEIGEERNVTTDGDEVLVEVPDYGTFGTYISGISSPEAIPFAGIDYPNPSARACDEEARPELPSLSVEETTPTDDGIDVTFGYENPNDAAIAGNSQFVEGTTTDEPPSELEPGEGTVTVEWTPESDDERLVWEVDFANYGYDDPVTAATPPAGDIEPADPANFSVSITDVSSPIEQGEQLEVETEIGNVGGEAGTQNVSLAVDDRTVDSEPISLEPGEIQAVSLSTDTDDLEPGEYTVEVATDNETAEGTVTVEESGEPATFAVADVSAPTSGEPGEEVTVTATVENRGDLEGTQTVAYSVDEQPVAEATVTLAGGDAAEIEFSSTLPAGASTHTITTDDDQASVTIEATPPAEPGPPAEPGPPDEPGPPAEPGLPAESDAPDESGSLGEATASAPTETAPGGGDG, from the coding sequence ATGAGCTGGAGTCGAACCACGATCGCGGTCGTTCTGGTCGCGGCTGCGATGGTCGGAAGCGTCGTTGCACTGCCGGTCCTCGGCGGCGGCCTCGAAACCGCCGAGCAGGGCGATCGCGCGGGTGCCGGCGCGGCCGTCGAACCCGTGCCCGCCGATGGGACGGCCTCGCCCGCGGGTGGGACAGGACCGTCACAGGCCGCGTTTCAGGTGGATCAGGCCGATTCACAGCCGGCAGCCGACGCCGCGTTCGATCCGGTGGACCCGCCTGCGACCGGGATGGATGACGCTGCGACGGCTGACGACGGGAACGAACGGGCCGTGGTGCAGGCTGACCACGAGGAAGCCCTCGAGGAAGGGGTCAGCGAGGGAGTCGCGCTCGTCCAGTCACAGGGCGTCGAGGTGACCCAGGAACAGCGGGCGGCAGCGCTCGAGGGTGCGCGAGAAGCGGCCGCGCAGTATCAGACCGTCGAGGCCGAGCAGGTCCAGGCGGCGACGAAAGGTGCGGTTCACGGCACGTTGATCCAGAAACAGTCGGTGAACGCGACGCAGATTCAGTCCGCGGTGGGCGGCGCGACCGACGGCGGGCTCTCGCAGTCCCAGTCGGTGAACGCGACCCAGCTGCAGAGCGCGACCTGGGGTGGGGCACACGGCGCGATCGCCCAGAGCCAGCACGTGACCGTCGAACAGTTGCAGGTCGCGACCAGCGGCGCGGCCGCGGGTGCCGCGAGCGAGGCCGGCGCGAAAGACGTCGGTGCCGTCGGGACGATTCAGGAAGCCGCGCAGGGGGCGGCGTACGGCGTCCTGACGCAGTATCGGGCGATTTCGGTCGAACAGCGCCAGCGGGTGACCCTCGAGCACGTCCAACACGCGGCGGCCGGAGCCGCGGCGGGAGCGCTCGAGGGGAGCACGCGTGCGGTGCTCGAACAGGAGCAACGAGCCGACGTTCGACAGGAGCAACGAGCCGACGGAGGGCAGGAGGACGGCATCGAGGTCGAGCAACGCCAGCGGGTGACGATCAAACAGGTGCAGACGGCCGCAGCCGGGGCGGCGAAGGGGGCGCTCGTGCAGGAACAGGCGGTCTCGGTCGAGCAGACGCAGGCCGCTGCCCGCGGTGCAAGCCGCGGCTCGCTGAAACAGCTCCAATCGGTCAGCATCGAGCAGTTCCAGCGGATCTCGATCGGGCAGGTCGCGGAGGCGTCCTCCGGTGCCGCGACGGGTTCGATTTCCCAGAGCCAGGACGCAACCGTCGAGCAGATCCAGGCCGCCGCTGACGGGAGCGCGGGCGGCGTGCTCCAGCGGCAGTCGGTCTCGATCACCCAGATTCAGTCGGCTGCGATCGGTGCCGCGGAGGGTGCGGTCACCAGCGCGGTCCAGCGCCAGGAGGTGTCACTCGAGCAGGTACAGGCCGCGGCGTTCGGTGCCGGTTCGGGTGCGGTGACCCAGACGCAACTCGTCGGCGTGACGCAGGTCCAGCGCCTCGCCCAGGGCGGCGCGAGCGGCGCGCTCGTCCAGTCACAGGCGGCGACGGTCACGCAGGTCCAGACGGCGGCGCGAATCGCGACCGTGGAGACGGCTCGAGTCGTCCAGTCCCAACGGATCGGTATCACGCAACTCCAGACGTTGACACAGGAGACGGCGGCCACCGCGACCGCCTATGCCATTCGGGAGGATACCGACGACGTCACGGTGATCTCCCAACGCGTCGAAGTCGAAGTCGTCCAGCGGATCGAGACGATCGATCGGATCGAGGGAACGGCTTCGATCGACTTCCGTGACCAGGAGTCCGACAGCGAGACCGTCACGATCGAGGACGTCTCCCTCTCGGAGGGCGGCTTCGTGGCCGTCTATGGGGGGATCGCCGTCGACGCCGATCCCGACGATATCCTCGGCGTCTCGAGCTATCTCGAGGCGGGCGATCACGAGAACGTCACGGTCGAATTCGACGAACCGCTGGCGGAGGACACGTCGCTCGTGGCCGTCGTCCATCACGATACGAACGACGACGAAACCTTCGAGTACGCCGACTCCGGTGGCGAGGAGGATGTCCCGTACGTCGCCGAGAGCGGGGCACCGGTACTCGACGGCGCGTTCGTAACGGTGGCGGACGAACCGGGCGACGCTCCCGAGGCGACGCTGTCGGTCTCGGATCAGGTCGGCGACGGTGAAACGCTCGAGGTCGAGGCGGCGAACGCCTCGGTCCCGTACACCGTGACCGCGGAGTACGACGGGAACGCCGTCGAGAGCGACACGTTCGACGCCGACGAAGGGGTGACTAACCTCACGCTCGACCTCGAGCCGCCACTCGAGGCGAACGCGACCGTCGACGTCTCGGTCGTCGGCGAGGACGGGACGACGCTCGCGAACGACTCCATCGAGTACACCGTCGCGGACGACCCCGTCGACGAACCGACGGCGACGCTCTCGGTCGACGATCAGGACGGCGAGGGAGAGACCCTCGAGATCGACGCGGCGAGTGCGTCCGTGCCATACGTCATCGCAGCCGAGTACGACGGTGAACGGGTCGACAGCGAACGGTTCGAAGCGAACGAGACGGTCGCGGAACGGACGCTCGACCTCGAGCCGCCACTCGAGGCGAACACGAGCGTCGACGTCTCCGTTCGCGCCGTGGCCGACGACGCGGTGCTGGCAGCCGACACGATCGAGTACACGGTCGTCGAACCCGATCCCACGGACCCCACGGCGAACCTCACGGTGGCCGATCAGACGGGTGACGGCGAGACGATTACCGTCACCGCGGCCAACGCGTCGGTCGAGTACGCCCTCACGGTCACCGACGAGAACGGCACGCAACTCGCCGAGAGCGAGACGTTTGCGGCCAACCGGACGATCGGTCCGACGGAGTTGGCTCTCGAGCCAGCCCTCGAGGAGAACGCGACGCTGGACGTCGCCGTCGTCGCGGCCGAGGACGGAACGCCCATCGAGACGGACTCCGTCGCGTACACGGTCGACAGCGAACTCGAGTCCTTCGACGTCGAGTTCGAGAGTTGCTCGCGGGCAGTGGTCACCGCCTCGCTCGAGGAGGGCGATCAGGTCGCCGCGAGCACCGGTTTCTACGATCAGGCGGGCTTCGGGAACACCATCATCGAAGATTACGTCACCGTCGGCGAGGACGTCGACGCACCGTTTACGGGTACGATCGTCTTCGAGATCGGCGAGGAACGCAACGTGACGACCGACGGCGACGAAGTGCTCGTCGAGGTGCCCGATTACGGCACGTTCGGCACGTACATCTCCGGTATCAGTTCGCCCGAGGCGATCCCCTTCGCCGGAATCGACTACCCGAATCCGTCGGCGAGGGCGTGTGACGAGGAGGCTCGTCCGGAACTCCCGTCGCTTTCGGTCGAGGAAACGACACCGACCGACGACGGCATCGACGTGACGTTCGGCTACGAGAACCCGAACGATGCGGCGATCGCCGGAAACAGTCAGTTCGTCGAGGGAACGACGACCGACGAACCGCCGAGCGAACTCGAACCCGGCGAGGGAACGGTCACGGTCGAGTGGACGCCCGAGAGCGACGACGAACGGCTCGTCTGGGAAGTCGACTTCGCGAACTACGGCTACGACGACCCGGTGACTGCGGCCACGCCGCCCGCCGGCGATATCGAACCGGCCGATCCCGCGAATTTCAGCGTCTCGATCACCGACGTATCGAGTCCCATCGAACAGGGTGAGCAACTCGAGGTCGAAACCGAGATCGGAAACGTCGGCGGCGAGGCGGGCACCCAGAACGTCTCGCTTGCGGTCGACGACCGCACGGTCGACTCGGAACCGATCTCCCTCGAACCCGGTGAGATCCAGGCCGTCTCGTTATCGACCGACACGGACGATCTCGAGCCCGGCGAGTACACGGTCGAGGTCGCGACCGACAACGAGACTGCCGAGGGGACCGTCACCGTCGAGGAGAGCGGTGAGCCGGCGACGTTCGCCGTCGCCGACGTGTCAGCGCCTACGAGCGGGGAGCCCGGTGAAGAAGTGACGGTGACTGCGACGGTCGAAAACCGGGGCGACCTCGAGGGAACGCAGACGGTGGCCTACAGCGTCGACGAGCAGCCCGTCGCCGAGGCCACCGTGACGCTCGCGGGCGGGGACGCGGCCGAGATCGAATTCTCGTCGACGTTGCCGGCGGGCGCGTCGACGCACACGATCACGACCGACGACGATCAGGCGTCAGTGACGATCGAAGCGACTCCACCGGCGGAACCTGGACCGCCCGCAGAACCGGGTCCACCCGACGAGCCGGGGCCGCCGGCGGAACCTGGGCTGCCTGCAGAATCGGACGCCCCCGACGAATCGGGATCACTCGGCGAAGCCACTGCGTCCGCGCCGACCGAGACAGCGCCCGGTGGCGGTGACGGATAG
- a CDS encoding DUF7557 family protein — translation MPSVELEEETLERLDALRVDDESDDELINELINIYETSEYTLFHAGD, via the coding sequence ATGCCATCCGTCGAACTCGAGGAAGAGACGCTCGAACGGCTGGATGCACTGCGTGTCGACGATGAATCCGACGACGAACTCATCAACGAACTCATCAACATCTACGAAACGAGCGAGTACACGCTCTTTCACGCCGGGGACTGA
- a CDS encoding DUF7545 family protein, producing MTDEVQTTTFSISSEDGETDEVTVPSGLIDLVAEGDQTDTETVGDVVLLSFASRAHHIVHHGEDADEELEAQEARVMDLFEERFGVTFGEATGHQH from the coding sequence ATGACAGACGAAGTCCAGACGACGACCTTCTCGATCAGTTCCGAAGACGGCGAGACCGACGAAGTGACGGTTCCATCCGGCCTCATCGACCTCGTCGCCGAGGGCGATCAGACCGACACCGAAACGGTCGGCGACGTCGTGTTGCTCTCCTTTGCCAGCCGCGCCCACCACATCGTCCACCACGGCGAGGACGCTGACGAGGAACTCGAGGCTCAGGAGGCCCGCGTGATGGATCTCTTCGAGGAACGGTTCGGCGTCACGTTCGGCGAAGCGACCGGCCACCAGCACTGA